A single Aspergillus chevalieri M1 DNA, chromosome 3, nearly complete sequence DNA region contains:
- the 6METHYLSALICYLIC gene encoding type I polyketide synthase (COG:I;~EggNog:ENOG410QD83;~InterPro:IPR016036,IPR016035,IPR016039,IPR018201, IPR042104,IPR014030,IPR014031,IPR013968,IPR032821, IPR014043,IPR020806,IPR020807,IPR020841,IPR009081, IPR036736,IPR036291;~PFAM:PF16197,PF00550,PF02801,PF00698,PF08659, PF00109;~SMCOG1022:Beta-ketoacyl synthase;~TransMembrane:1 (o1415-1435i);~antiSMASH:Cluster_3.7;~go_function: GO:0004315 - 3-oxoacyl-[acyl-carrier-protein] synthase activity [Evidence IEA];~go_function: GO:0016746 - transferase activity, transferring acyl groups [Evidence IEA];~go_function: GO:0031177 - phosphopantetheine binding [Evidence IEA];~go_process: GO:0006633 - fatty acid biosynthetic process [Evidence IEA]), with the protein MSTSTHSTPRSRSDDSRSTPVTEHSDSARFQDVAVVGMSCRVAGGIQSPEQLWQALLGQKVASTEMPPKRWAPYHNRDPRNSKVMSQVPNRGYYIEDIEGFDCKFFGISPKEAEQMDPQQRVSLEVAWEALEDAGISAKTLGGSDTAVFWGVNSNDYGSLILEDLANIDAWMGIGTAYCGVPNRISYHLNLMGPSVAVDAACASSLVAVHHGVKAIVGGESKVAIVGGVNALCSPGLTTVLARAGVISSEGQCRSFDDTANGYGRGEGAGAVVLKNLSQAVHDGDHIMAVIKGSAVAHNGRNNGIMAPNAKAQELVAQKALNTADISPHTVRYVEAHATSTALGDPTEVSAVAKIYGIGRPSDDPCYIGSIKPNIGHLEAGAGIMGLIKAVLAVQKGILPPQANLQTLNSRINWHEAGLRVVQKPTDWPNPDELRRAAVCSYGYGGTVSHAVLEEFPQYTKPSASDGENIHSTGAQLLLLSAPQEQRLASFAESLSSWIRQQGSELDLAGVCQTMATRRSHHDFRTSAVVEDIDGALAALDCIQQRSSSDPWTAQSRILPSNVRKDVVWVFSGHGAQWTDMGKELINNPVFFDTIQPIDAVIREEIDSSPIEWLQQGDFELSDRVQILTYIVQIGISAVLNSHGIFPQAVIGHSVGEIAASVVAGALSPVEGAVIVTRRAILYRQVMGYGAMALISRSSEDVCRDLNEKDTSTVTVAIDTSPSSCVIAGPKEDVASIIQQYQEQGVKTFTVKTDIAFHSSAVLGQLGDPLSVALQDVLQPTQPTVQLYSTSLSDARGQDTRDTSYWVDNMVRPVRLTSAVGAAIEDGHRRFLEVSSHPVVSHSISETIMDRGIDDFTVLPTLCRNQPAEKSILHAVGRLYCSGADISNSKQHVVSKWIQGIPMSPWMHRPLWREATTTGTADMHDVDTHTLLGKRTAVAGTEMVVFSTTLDQETKPFPLSHPVSGTEIIPAACLINTFLRATGKSTLQNINLRVPVAVGTPRNIQVVVQQDHQVKLMSRLIESEQSDESSWVTHTTGHSFNTQSDATAEVRFDIPAVKTRIGAQLRDNFTIDYLVKVGVGAMGFPWTVTEHHGNTNEMIARVDVAPGVGSINAWNPLSWAPFLDAATSIGSTIFFDMPRLRMPAQIQQVDVFTEQNPPKVGWVYVQQDTSTEYSSHVHILDESGTLLAKFTSMRFSEIEGTPGTSGGNIAGLVHRMAWTPALPAEKPIRVEKAILISNDASMTDIYAKTLPAHIRSLQLSAAVDLGNQLPHDFVPEQGTVVVYIPHEVHSLQEVPVMTEHFTWQLLEITKFVAQKSLPVKIFVLTDDVTRGETPTALAHAPLLGLSRIIASENPDCFGGLIDCEQRVMPLAAMKYIQGADIIRINDGIARIARLRALSPEDRNHQPSKSLSRPEGTYLIVGGLGVLGLAVAEFLAEQGARRLVLASRRSLPPRRTWNDIHDSDLQSTIAKIQALEQKGVSVHTVSVDIASTSASSLLGALDRLSLPPVLGVVHAAGVLENQLIVETTQDALNRVLSAKVSGTLTLHEAFPPKSLDFFVLFSSCGQLFGFTGQGSYASANAFLDTLATHRRSLGDNAVAFQWTAWQGMGLGSDSDFVTAELESKGITDVSRHDAFQAWLYLAQYDMDHGVVLRSRVFDEEEPLPTPILNDIAIRRASESSDGNQSKTGSKPALPSSGLELKTYLDEQIRTCVANVLHLSADEIDSKATLSDLGLDSVMSVSLRRQLQQALKLNVPPTLVWNYPTTHHLVGWYVEKLAQ; encoded by the exons ATGTCTACATCTACTCATTCCACACCACGATCGAGATCTGATGACTCGAGGAGCACTCCCGTCACTGAACATAGTGATAGT GCTCGATTCCAAGACGTTGCAGTCGTCGGCATGTCCTGTCGTGTCGCCGGCGGCATCCAAAGCCCCGAACAACTCTGGCAAGCTTTGCTGGGCCAAAAGGTAGCATCTACCGAAATGCCACCCAAGCGCTGGGCACCATATCACAACCGAGACCCCCGCAACTCGAAAGTAATGAGCCAAGTACCCAACCGTGGATACTACATCGAAGATATCGAAGGATTCGACTGTAAGTTTTTCGGTATCTCTCCGAAAGAAGCAGAGCAGATGGACCCACAGCAACGTGTCTCGCTTGAGGTTGCTTGGGAGGCGCTCGAGGATGCTGGGATTTCTGCGAAGACGCTGGGTGGTAGTGACACTGCTGTTTTTTGGGGCGTGAATTCGAATGATTATGGAAGTCTTATCTTGGAGGACCTGGCGAATATTGATGCTTGGATGGGAATTGGGACGGCATATTGCGGGGTTCCGAATCGGATCTCGTATCACCTGAATTTGATGGGGCCCAGCGTTGCTGTTGACGCGGCATGCGCTTCTTCACTCGTTGCTGTTCATCATGGCGTCAAAGCCATCGTCGGAGGTGAATCCAAGGTTGCGATCGTCGGTGGCGTGAACGCACTCTGCAGCCCAGGCTTGACAACGGTCCTGGCTAGGGCTGGGGTTATTTCTTCCGAGGGCCAATGTCGGTCGTTCGATGATACCGCGAATGGTTACGGTCGTGGAGAAGGTGCCGGTGCCGTTGTCCTGAAGAACCTCAGTCAAGCCGTCCACGACGGAGATCACATCATGGCAGTCATCAAGGGCAGCGCGGTAGCCCACAACGGCAGAAATAACGGTATCATGGCCCCAAATGCCAAAGCACAAGAACTCGTCGCACAGAAAGCACTCAACACCGCAGACATAAGTCCCCATACGGTGCGCTACGTCGAAGCCCATGCCACATCCACTGCCCTAGGAGACCCAACAGAAGTTTCCGCGGTTGCAAAAATCTACGGTATCGGAAGGCCAAGTGACGATCCATGTTATATTGGCTCTATCAAGCCCAACATCGGCCATCTGGAGGCTGGTGCAGGAATTATGGGTCTCATAAAGGCTGTTCTCGCTGTCCAAAAAGGCATCCTACCCCCTCAAGCGAACCTGCAAACGCTCAATTCACGGATTAACTGGCACGAAGCTGGCCTTCGGGTCGTGCAGAAACCAACCGATTGGCCAAACCCGGATGAGCTGCGTCGCGCAGCCGTGTGCTCTTATGGCTATGGCGGAACAGTATCACACGCCGTTCTCGAAGAGTTCCCGCAGTACACGAAGCCATCTGCGTCAGACGGAGAGAATATCCACAGCACGGGCGCGCAGCTATTGCTTCTGTCGGCACCTCAGGAGCAGCGCCTGGCCTCTTTTGCAGAATCACTCAGCTCCTGGATTCGCCAGCAGGGTTCTGAACTTGATCTGGCTGGCGTGTGTCAAACGATGGCTACTCGACGTAGCCACCACGACTTCCGGACATCTGCAGTTGTCGAAGACATTGATGGCGCCCTCGCTGCTTTGGATTGCATACAGCAACGCTCGAGTAGCGATCCATGGACTGCACAAAGTCGTATCCTCCCGTCCAATGTGAGAAAGGATGTCGTCTGGGTTTTCTCTGGTCACGGGGCGCAGTGGACGGACATGGGGAAGGAATTGATCAACAACCCGGTTTTCTTTGATACAATCCAACCAATCGACGCTGTTATCCGCGAGGAGATCGATTCGTCGCCCATCGAATGGTTGCAGCAGGGTGACTTCGAGTTGTCAGATCGCGTTCAGATCTTGACCTACATCGTACAGATCGGAATTAGCGCCGTACTTAACAGCCATGGCATTTTTCCACAGGCAGTCATCGGTCATTCGGTAGGAGAGATCGCTGCTTCTGTGGTTGCTGGTGCGCTTTCACCGGTCGAGGGAGCGGTGATTGTCACACGGCGGGCAATTCTATACAGGCAGGTTATGGGCTATGGAGCGATGGCTTTGATCAGCCGGAGTTCTGAGGATGTTTGTCGGGACCTCAACGAAAAAGATACGAGTACTGTGACTGTTGCTATCGACACATCCCCGTCATCCTGTGTTATCGCTGGCCCCAAAGAGGACGTTGCCAGTATCATTCAGCAGTATCAGGAGCAAGGAGTCAAGACTTTCACCGTCAAGACAGATATCGCATTCCACAGTTCCGCGGTCTTGGGTCAACTGGGAGATCCTCTTTCGGTAGCGCTCCAGGATGTCTTGCAACCTACTCAGCCGACAGTCCAGCTGTATTCGACTTCGCTCTCGGACGCTCGAGGCCAAGACACTCGGGATACCAGTTACTGGGTGGACAACATGGTCAGACCAGTACGGCTGACTTCTGCTGTCGGTGCTGCCATTGAGGACGGCCACCGGAGGTTCTTGGAAGTCTCCAGTCACCCTGTCGTATCCCACTCAATCAGCGAAACTATCATGGACCGTGGCATTGACGACTTCACAGTCCTTCCCACCCTCTGCAGAAACCAACCGGCGGAGAAGAGCATTCTCCATGCAGTTGGTCGACTGTACTGTAGCGGAGCGGATATCAGCAATTCGAAACAGCATGTGGTGAGCAAGTGGATTCAAGGGATACCAATGAGTCCCTGGATGCATCGTCCCCTATGGCGCGAAGCGACAACAACTGGAACCGCGGACATGCATGATGTTGACACACACACTCTTCTGGGCAAGCGGACTGCTGTGGCCGGAACCGAGATGGTGGTTTTCTCGACGACTTTGGACCAGGAAACGAAGCCTTTCCCGTTGAGCCATCCGGTTTCTGGGACAGAAATCATTCCTGCCGCATGCTTGATCAATACCTTCCTGAGAGCTACTGGCAAGTCCACGTTGCAAAACATCAATTTAAGAGTGCCCGTTGCCGTTGGTACTCCGCGAAACATTCAGGTGGTGGTGCAGCAAGATCATCAGGTGAAACTCATGTCACGACTAATAGAAAGCGAGCAAAGCGACGAAAGCTCTTGGGTCACCCACACTACTGGTCATAGTTTCAACACTCAATCTGATGCCACCGCAGAAGTGAGGTTCGACATACCCGCAGTGAAGACCCGTATCGGCGCACAGCTACGGGATAATTTCACCATCGACTACCTCGTAAAGGTTGGAGTTGGCGCCATGGGATTCCCATGGACGGTGACTGAGCACCATGGCAACACCAACGAAATGATCGCACGAGTCGACGTCGCCCCAGGGGTGGGAAGCATCAATGCCTGGAACCCTTTGTCGTGGGCACCGTTCCTGGATGCTGCAACATCCATTGGATCTACCATCTTCTTCGACATGCCTCGATTGCGCATGCCAGCGCAGATTCAGCAGGTGGATGTTTTCACGGAGCAGAATCCGCCCAAGGTTGGTTGGGTTTACGTGCAGCAAGACACCAGCACGGAGTATTCCAGCCATGTCCATATACTAGACGAGTCTGGAACATTACTAGCCAAGTTTACTTCCATGCGTTTTTCGGAAATCGAGGGTACGCCTGGTACAAGCGGAGGAAACATCGCAGGTCTTGTGCATCGAATGGCATGGACACCAGCTCTGCCCGCAGAAAAGCCTATTCGCGTTGAGAAAGCCATTTTGATCAGCAATGATGCCTCCATGACCGACATTTATGCAAAGACCTTGCCTGCCCATATCCGGTCACTTCAGCTTTCTGCAGCCGTTGATCTTGGCAACCAGCTTCCACACGACTTTGTACCCGAACAAGGCACGGTAGTCGTTTACATTCCACACGAGGTGCATTCACTTCAGGAAGTGCCTGTTATGACCGAGCACTTCACCTGGCAACTTCTGGAAATCACAAAATTTGTCGCTCAGAAGTCCCTCCCTGTCAAGATCTTCGTGCTTACTGATGATGTGACGCGAGGGGAAACACCGACTGCTCTCGCCCACGCACCGCTACTGGGCCTCAGTAGAATCATTGCTAGCGAGAACCCTGATTGCTTTGGAGGTCTCATTGACTGTGAGCAACGGGTTATGCCTCTAGCCGCCATGAAATACATCCAGGGGGCCGACATCATCCGCATCAACGACGGAATTGCCCGAATAGCTAGACTTCGTGCTCTTTCCCCAGAAGACCGGAACCATCAACCGTCCAAATCGCTATCTCGACCGGAGGGTACCTACCTCATTGTGGGTGGTCTAGGTGTACTTGGACTCGCGGTGGCCGAGTTCTTGGCTGAGCAAGGAGCTCGACGTCTGGTGCTTGCTTCCCGACGCTCGCTTCCGCCGCGGAGAACCTGGAACGATATTCACGATAGTGACCTGCAGTCGACAATCGCGAAGATCCAAGCCCTGGAGCAAAAAGGTGTCAGCGTCCACACCGTGTCTGTTGACATCGCCAGTACAAGCGCATCCAGTTTGCTGGGAGCATTGGACCGGCTGAGTCTTCCTCCAGTCTTGGGCGTGGTTCACGCAGCTGGAGTGCTAGAGAACCAGCTCATCGTGGAGACCACTCAAGACGCCCTCAACCGCGTCCTGTCAGCCAAGGTTAGCGGAACACTGACTCTGCATGAGGCCTTCCCGCCGAAATCACtggatttctttgttctgttctCCTCCTGTGGCCAGCTGTTTGGATTCACCGGTCAAGGCTCGTATGCCAGCGCGAACGCTTTCCTCGACACACTCGCCACGCATCGCCGGAGTCTGGGTGACAATGCGGTTGCTTTCCAGTGGACCGCGTGGCAGGGTATGGGCCTGGGAAGTGATAGCGATTTCGTCACTGCGGAACTCGAAAGCAAGGGTATCACAGATGTCAGTCGCCACGACGCTTTCCAGGCGTGGCTGTACCTTGCACAGTACGACATGGATCACGGCGTGGTGCTACGCAGCCGCGTCtttgatgaagaagaaccgCTTCCAACGCCCATCCTAAACGATATCGCCATCCGTCGAGCCTCAGAGTCTAGTGACGGTAATCAGAGTAAGACTGGCAGCAAGCCAGCACTGCCGTCTTCTGGACTGGAGCTGAAGACATATCTCGATGAACAAATTCGGACTTGTGTGGCCAATGTCCTCCATCTTTCCGCGGACGAAATTGACTCTAAGGCGACCTTGTCGGATCTTGGGTTAGACTCTGTGATGAGTGTCAGTTTACGACGACAGCTTCAGCAGGCGCTCAAGCTCAATGTTCCGCCAACTCTGGTTTGGAACTACCCGACGACGCACCATCTGGTTGGATGGTATGTTGAGAAGCTGGCCCAGTAG